A segment of the Emys orbicularis isolate rEmyOrb1 chromosome 24, rEmyOrb1.hap1, whole genome shotgun sequence genome:
AGACTTACCCAACATAGTTCCCCCTTTCATTGAGCATTGATCAGGAGCCAGACTCACAATGGTCTCTGTGACActtcaccccatattcttcatggtgatattattatatgattatggcatagttaggatgtattttatgcaagataggccATGTGAgctatcattggaaaggttatgatttgctgaatatgattatcttatttgtaGGCACGTATCATTTGTGTATCTGAAGCTAGGAATATTGACTACGCAtctctattacaaatgtgtttacacctggggaacgccccctagacaagatgctttcattctgaaaacctggctggggaagggccattgGCGAAAACAATGGGCCTCAGAAGAAGCTTATCTCTCAcctgggagccttcctgaggcggctgctgctgtgacactacagggacatgtgatcaggtcacctggtgctggactccatcttgggatatcagcgtttttccactgactggcatgggaaccaagctttgaaaccaagggttcccgccatatgcaaaaaagtatttaaggcaggggagtgacatcatcgtggttcttcactgactcctcACCCAAAGAGActtctggaaacacctgaggaaccaagactgaactgggggggggggggggggagaggaggaggaggagtgctgGACCCACCAAAGGGATTTTCAGCccgtgaatggaacacctggggattccaagctgtgaACAAGTGCAGcctgccccttaagaatctgcaaccTGCTTGTATCCTCACTTAGGGTGAGCATTTGCTATTCATATCAGCTCTATGTAGTATagtaagcttagtttgcgtgttttgtttatttgctaggtaatctgcttcgATGTGTTTGCTATGccttataacaggggtcggcaacctttcagaagtggtgtgccgagtcttcatttattcactctaatttaaggtttcgcgtgccagtaatacattttaagaagtttttagaaggtctctttctctaagtctataatatataactaaactattgttgtatgtaaagtaaataaggtttttaaaatgtttaagaagcttcatttaaaattaaattaaaatgcaaagccccctggaccggtggccaggacccgggcagtgtgagtgccactgaaaatcagcttgcgtgccgccttcggcacgtgtgccataggttgcctacccctgccttataatcacttaaaatctatcttttgtagttaataaacttgtttttgctttgtctaaaaccagtgtgtgggagtcataactcggggcagaaagctgttgtatattcctctccacattgcgGGAGGggatgaatttcatgagcttacgctgtacagttccctgtgcagcacaagaccgTATCATTTTGGGTTTGCACTCCAGAGGGGGGTGCACGCCTGAGTAGCTGGGAAGCTCCTTAgctggagccttcccatgcagagctgatcacagcatctgcatgcaactgcagctgggtgtgtccctaccctgtatgtgtgctggtgacagtgcaggctggtcacagcagtacagtgtaaagggagcccaggctggtgggtccccagtggcaccccggggggaacccgtcacagtcTCATTATCGTGTCAAAAATAATAGCTCCCTGAACCTACGGACAGGCCAACAAGCTTAGAATGTAACGTGCTTGTGATATAAACCATCACCTGAACATGTGCTTATTTATTTCATATGTACTGAATTGCTTGGGATGTCTCCTGATTTTATTCATGCAATAATTAAGGTTTCAAAAAAATAGAGATTTTGATTTTTATTCATTGCACAAAATCGTAGAACCTTTTGTGCAGTCTGAATTCAGGCATCTGGAGCGCCGATGTTATGCACCTTAGTGTGTGACCTGACCTATCATGGGCTGTAAACTCTTACGACGACACGGCAGATTTAACTCCGatgtctcagggctggtctacattagaagtgctgcagctgcaccaccgtAGCACAGCtgatgaagacgctctatgccaaggggagagaactctcccatcggcataataaaaccacctccatgagaggcagcaGTTATGTCAGCAGAAGCGCTGGTCACACTGGGACTTAGATAGGTGTAACGTACAtcgctcgggggtgtgtgtgtgtgtgtgtgtgtggcttattcacaccccatAGCAATGTAAGTTATActaacataagtggtagtgtgtacaagcccttTGCCTGAAGCCCATGCATGCGATTAGAGCTCAGAATTCAAGCTAGTCTCGTAACACATGCAGCATGCGTTTCCCCTCACCAATGAAACCCATTGCTCTCCAAGAGCAGGATGCTGCTCTAGGTTAGTCCCACATCAGGAATACGCTCCAGAGCTAGAAGGGAGCTGAATTATGAGCCTGATAACACAGTGAAGACACCCATGGAAGCGAAAACACCAGCACCCGAAGAGTTAATGGGTCACAAAAATCAGGGGTCCTCTCTCATCCAGAGAAGACTCTCTCACACTCTGAGTTTGACCTGAAGGCCACTAAAGCATACCTGGCTCATACACTCTTATAGTTTAAAGAGGAAGTGAATGAATAGAAGGATCACTCCTTTTTTCTCACCTGGACTGCAACATAGGCAACTCCGAGGTAGGCTACTATACAGAGAGCCAGGAGCAGGTCAAAGATTGCTGGCTTGACCCTGAAATGGACCGACAAAGGGTGAGGTCACCAAAGGAGCTGAGCAAGATGAAATACCCAACCCTGCCTTAGACGAAATACCCAACCCTGCCTTAGTACATACCTGTATGCGTTCATCACTTGCTTCAACTGGTCGTAGAAAACAAACTCAGGGTCCCTGTGGAAAGAACGAGCTCTTCAGATGGTGCGACATTTCTGGGCATTGGTTCCAGAGGAAATAAAAACAGCCCCAGAACTCACTCATCTCCTGTCCCCCTCGCCACAGAAGCAACCAACCAGTGACAGGCAAAGCTTGACAGCTTCACATACCCCTTTAAGCCAGTTTACAGCTCTCAGCAGCTACCCGGATAAACTAGTACTCATCACCCATCCCAACCAGAGAGAGAACCTTGGAAAGCCGAACCCCATTCTCAGGGGGCTGCAAAATGCTGTTTACTTACACACAAGAACAAGACTCTTTGCCCTCCATTTCCACACAAATTTTCAGCTGTCTCAAAGAGCAGATGCCCTGGAGACACCTCACTGGCTCACGAGCATCTTCATCCCAAGCAGCTAAATCAGGACGAGAGACTGCCTTTGTTTAAAAGCAGGCAATGCTCTCCTGGCGCCAGGAGACTGCTGCTCCTCTCTCACTGCCTTCAGACCGGGTACAGCATATCTAACAAGGTGGACTTCTGGAGAAGGAGGGGGCTGAACAGTGAAAAAACAAACCCTCCCTCTTCACACTGATGAAGACAAGACTTCTAATTATGCCCACTGGAATTCCTGGGAGTTCCTTAGAGAACTTCCTGTTAGAGAGTAAAGAACATGTGGCCAGACTGTACAGGTGCAGCAGGAAATGGGGGGTACAGTCACCCCACACGCTGAGGAGAACACCTGAGAAGCTGCTACTCTTGGAGGAGACAGGAATGCAATGAAGAGGGAAGTCAGTTTAAGCATGTCAGGAGCAGACCAAATTTTCTCCCTCTCCATTCACCTGCCTCCCTTACCGTTTATCTGCCTTCACATGATGCTGCTTGACATCCTTCAGATAGCGGCTCATGTAATATTCTAAGGTGTTGAGGAAGGTGCTGTCTTTATCTACAAGCTGGGCCGCTCTGGGCTGACTGGTCAGCCAATCCATCACGGACTCCAGCTGCTCCTGCTGGATCTGCTGCAGAAAGAGGATACCAGAGAGAGAATTAGACAAACTTATGCTGCTGATCAAAGGTCTGCAGAGCACttcactccctctccccaccagacTACGTCTatgcccccctgctcccttaccatCTGCTCTGTGAAGATCTGCAGGTCAGCAGGCGCCCCCTGTGAAGAGAGAAAAGGGATGCAGTTGCGAAAGCAGGCATGGTGGTTTAGAACTGGAAAGTCCTGGCCAATGGGCAGCGGGTGCATGTTGGGGGACAGTCTTACCTTCTCAGTGAGGTTGTAGATGACCCGAGTCAATGCCTCAGCAATGATCCTGGTGTTACGGGTTAGAGTCTTAGAGTCAACTCGTGACCTACAAGAGAAGGGAGGTGTAAATCTGGCTACGGTAACAGCTTCCTCTCGGGAAAGCTCTTTTCACTGCATACAACTATGGTGAAACATCATCCATAAAGGAGGAAGCAGAGGGCGCCCAATCAAGACACAGTTATAGACCCAACACTCCCAGCTCTTGGTCTTGATTTCTCAGTGTTCCTGATGTGCTAACACCACTTGAGAAAGTTAAGACACTGGAACAATCATGCTTATAAAGTGCCTCTAGCCCACATGTCCATTCAACAACTGATCTTCTGCTGGCGCCCTCCCCTCAGAGCCACTGACCTCAAGTCCATGATGCTGTTGCGCAGGCCATCCCTGTGGCTCTCCAGGTGGGAGATGGTGAATGCAGGCAGGCGGCGGATCGCAAAGCGCTCATGCTCCCATGCCAGCATGTCCTCAGCCAGGTTTATCTTCTTGTGCACCATGGAGAATTTCACTTCTGGAAACTGGCTCGCGACCACCTGTGGAAGAAGCCAAGCAGCCCAGGAAAAGGATGACCCGGAGGTCACGGAACAGATCCCATCACTTCAGAACACATTCCCCATCCCTCTCAAAACCCAGGCTGGAGTTCTAGTGTTATAGATGGTTACACCTTCCCTCCCTCCGGCCTATTCCAACAGGGGTATGTTTCTGCCAACGTCCTTCAGGAAGGGCTGGTTAAGGCAGATGCACCCGGAAAATACGTAGCAACCCTCGAAACCTGGCTTAGAATATTAAAGCAACATTCTACAGTCACCAAGCTGCCGAGGCAGCCATCTGCCGCAGGAGCTGGCTAGTCACTTTGTACAAGCAAGAAGCTCTAAAAGGAACCATTGTATTAAGGAAAGGGAACTGACGCAGTCTGCTCCACATTGGATTCCTGAATGATAGGTAACTCCTTGCACCAAATCAAGGCCACCAGAAATGAGGCTTGGATGATATCAGGACTTCCTCCCTTCATCTCTTTTAGCCACATTAATTTCACACCCTCTATCATCCTTTATAGAAGCAGAAGAGCTCCCCATAGCAATTCACCCCCAAATGCCCATCCATGCAGCACGTGCACAGCCCACCCTCCCCAACATGCCCAATGAAGTTGATGCTTTTCATTACCATCTCCAACTCCCTTAGAAAAGCATGCTGCAGGGTCCCCTCCTTGGGAGGTTTTGAGACGTGGAGGTGAAGACTGTTCCCTCTGCCCAGGGTGTCAAGGCACAGAACAAACGCCACGTTATCCTGCAGCAAACTGGAATCTGAAACAAATGCAGCCAAACCCATGAAACGCCACTCCACGCTTTCGGGGCTAGACACATGTGCAGGACATATGGAGAAGAGATCTCCCAGCATGGTCAGGTATTACAGCTGCACAGTAAGGAGGCCGGTATGCACCCTATACTCCTCTTACAACAGCTGCAATACAAATAGCATGGACGACACTTTACAATATATACCTTTATTAGAGTGGTTCAGTACGGATTCAGCTGATATTAAAAGCCCATTCAACAAAACAGAACATGCACATAGGCAATAATGGAtatcttccatctgaggatctcaaagtgccttaCCCCAATATTAATCCTCATAATCCTGTAGGAATAGATCAGTAACATTATCTTGATTATAGAGGGGAAAACTGAACCATCCaatgtcacacagcaagtcagtgacagtcAGGAAGAGAACCATCTCCCAATCCCAAGTCATGCTAGTCTGGGATTCCTTTGTGCATACTCACAGAAGATAATGGTTTCTCTCTGGAATGTACATTTGCTGGAGGAGTTCACTGCAGGCCCATTTTCCTAGTCCTGACGCACATACTTCTCATGTCCCTGGCATTTCCCTCAACCATACAGCCCCAAGAGAATCACATTCTCTCCAGAGAGCACAGAACACATACAGCGATCTAATCTTTGGCCTGCAAATGGCATCACACTCTCTGAAGTTAGTTtacccaccccactccctacccTAACTTATCACAGCACAAATAGTGGATGCTTTCACTGCTGAAGTTGCTCCACCCAGCTAAGCTTGCAGGACACTCTGCTCCCATCCTAGGTGTCTGTCTCACCTGTGTGATCCAAGTTGTCTTCCAACCACCTCTTGGTTCCTTGATAGTTAAATTTACCGCCTCCAGATGCAAAGAACAACAGATTATACCTGCCCACCAAGAAACAGGGAAAATATAGTTAGCAGAATTGACTTCTTGGCTGTGGTGGCAGCATGCCCAGCATCGGGAAAAGTAAAGGACAGGGCATGGAATCCAAGTCGAACTTTGCCCAAAGACTAACTTTTGCTCATTACTATGAGCTGTATCCTGTTAAGCACCCCTGAGTAAAATCATGTGTGTTTTTACTTTATATACCATATGCACTTGACTGCAACATCTATACAGGAATATGATCGAATCCACATCCTAACAGAACAGAAGGCAAGGAAATGCCTGCTGGAACACACAGTTCTTACTGAATATTTGGCACTTCTGTACTTTACATTTCCAAGGCACTCTACAGACATTAACTAATCCCCTCTCCCCATCGCTCTGTGTCTCTAGCCTCACTTTGCTGATGGGGAAACCCAGACACACAAGTTAAGGAACTTGCCACGGGCCACACAGCAAGACAGTGGCAGAGCACGTATCAGAGCACAAGAATTCCTGGCTCTTATCCTACCCTCAAGTCCACTAGATGATGCAGCCTCTGCCTTGCACAAAGCATAAAATGATAAGCCACTGCaaggagaagaaaggaaagagcatGATATTTCATCTTTTTTCTAACACATCTGCTGTTCATGAATTATTAGTTTTATTTCCTGACAGAGCTTGAGATAAAAGCACACAGGCAGCCTGGTTTCACCCTGCCAGCCCTGTCACTGTGCTAAGGGACTGTGCACGTAGAACAGCTGCAGGATTGTTCACAAGTTCCTCTTACAGACAAAACCCCTTCCACGCGCCCACTCCCGCCCATGCTCTCCGATGGAGAGAGCAGCTTCTTACCCAGCATGGGTACGTTTGTAGGTGTAGAGTCGAGAAAAGAGCCTGGCTAGCTCCAGTAGCCCAGAGATGCCACTGCCGTTGGAGTCTGCACCATGAGACAGCCACTGCAGGAAGAGAACGGGAGACATAAAGACAAGGCTTCATGACCGTGCTCACCCACCCCACAGAGAACAGCTTCCGCTGCAACACACTGACCTCACAGGTTCCTGCGGAAAGcacactccctcccgccccaACAGCCAGAGGGTGGAGAAGAGACAGGGATACGGGTCCCAGGAAGTAACCCATTAACAGAAACAGAGAGCTGCAAGAAAAATAATACTTACTGGGGCCACTCCGAAAGAATCATAATGGGCAACTATTACAATGGTGGGCAGGTCCTCTCCTCCCAGACCAGTCAGCCTCCCCTAGGGATGGAACACATAGGAGCATTACCCAGCATCccctcctagaatcatagaatctcagggttggaagggacctcagcaggtcatctagtccaaccccctgctcaaagcaggaccaattcccaactaaatcatcccagccagggctttgtcaagccgggccttaaaaacctccaaggaaggagattccaccacctccctaggtaacacattccagtgcttcaccaccctcctagtgaaatagtgtttcctaatatccaacctagacctcccccactgcaacttgagaccattgctccttgttctgtcatctgccaccactgagaacagccgagctccatcctctttggaaccccccttcaggtagttgaaagcagctatcaaatcccccctcattcttctcttctgcagactaaacaatcccagttccctcagcctctcctcctaagtcatgtgctccagccccctaatcatttttgttgccctccgctgaactctctccaacttttccacatccttcttgtagcgtggggcccaaaactggacacagtactccagatgaggcctcaccaatgtcgaatagaggggaacgatgacgtccctcgatctgctggcaatgcccctacttatacagcccaaaatgccgttagccttcttggcaacaagggcacactgttgactcatcccctcctgcatcacTCTATTGCCTGGAGTACAGGGGCACAATAGACCACTCCTAACCATCACCCAGTCAATTTCTAACAGCCTCAGTGCTGAAtcatactcccattgacttccagtaCTGAGCCATTAACCAGCTTTCTGGCTTCTGAATCCAGAAAGGTAGAAAAGCTGCCTCTATGATGTGGCTGAAAAATCCCCGATTTCCTCTGAGGCGGCTTTAACTTTCAGTCTTTAGAAACACACAACTCAGTGAAGTCCCCATACAGAAAGGGCTTTCCTATAAACATTACCAGCCTAGATCCCAGTTCTGATCCATCTAGAACTCACCTCCAGGCTGGTTATGAGCCAGTCACTGACAGCTTTGCTCTGAGCCCCACTCGTAACCATCTGGAAGCCGTTGGCAGTCGCCGTGTGCAGCAGAACTAGAAAAAAGAATTCAATATACTGACACTGGAGGTGTGGGAGGGAAATCTTATCACTTTAATTCCCTTGATGGCTGATGAACAAAGAATCTAGCTTTGTCAAATAAGC
Coding sequences within it:
- the NCLN gene encoding BOS complex subunit NCLN, coding for MLEEAGEVLESVLKASCLPLSFLLFVPAVLLLLGPPPAAEAAHEFTVYRMQQYELGGQPYGTRNAVLNTEARTVEADVLSRRCVMMRLVDFSYEQYQKALRQSAGAVVIILPKAMSALPQDVVRQFMEIEPEMLAMETIVPVYFAVEDEELLSIYEQTQVASTSQGSASAAEVLLHTATANGFQMVTSGAQSKAVSDWLITSLEGRLTGLGGEDLPTIVIVAHYDSFGVAPWLSHGADSNGSGISGLLELARLFSRLYTYKRTHAGYNLLFFASGGGKFNYQGTKRWLEDNLDHTDSSLLQDNVAFVLCLDTLGRGNSLHLHVSKPPKEGTLQHAFLRELEMVVASQFPEVKFSMVHKKINLAEDMLAWEHERFAIRRLPAFTISHLESHRDGLRNSIMDLRSRVDSKTLTRNTRIIAEALTRVIYNLTEKGAPADLQIFTEQMQIQQEQLESVMDWLTSQPRAAQLVDKDSTFLNTLEYYMSRYLKDVKQHHVKADKRDPEFVFYDQLKQVMNAYRVKPAIFDLLLALCIVAYLGVAYVAVQHFGLLYKTVQRLSLKSKQQ